The Acidicapsa acidisoli genome contains a region encoding:
- a CDS encoding TonB-dependent receptor yields MKRSLWVSMLCCILTFATLAFGQNATTSLRGIVKDSSGALVSDASVTLVDQATNNTYHAVSNATGFYVFPLIPPANYLITITSTGFATQTRTAELLVDQPATLDVMLSISANTVTVDVSSSAETLNLTDATMGNAVGNTTIEALPMDGRNPISLLSLQPGVLYLGSSTTDSRQGAVAGGRSDQGNVTLDGLDDNDQVNGTAFTGILRSTLDSTEEFRVTTSNGTAASGRSSGAQINLLTKSGTNRYHGSLYEYYRPTNTVANNFFNKNDELSSGEPNVPQKYIVNTFGGSIGAPILKDKLFYFFNYEGQRVGTDDVVGATVPTTTFMQGELSYPDSSGNTQILSTAQVAQLDSPCTGNTFNGAPVCPNGPGPNAAVLAYYKGVPTATGSILGDGYNSGSFFFVSPAPSTLNTSILKLDYNLNNSNHIFVRGNLQKDTASGAENLPGQPPATYTDDNTKGISAGYTATLRSTMVNDLRYGYIRQGYQISGVGSGDYVGIYGLTQPTAQTRNSILHVPVNNITDTFTWTKGAHTIQLGGNWRGISNESITDANSFDGASTNPYYANTSDLPLPGNINTSYASDSWMFAWANMMGIVPEVFNVYNYQITGRTSGTALPDGTAIARDFHSNEFEYFAMDTWHPRANLTVTLGLRHTILQTPYETHGQQISPTIDTDAWYKQRESAALQGQIYEPTVSLAPSGKANGAPGYWAKQKANIAPRLGVVYSPDPKTSIRASFGMYYDHFGEALANTFSQEGSIGLSAGISNGADELGFENSPRFTGPHSIPDIPLPPFSPTISFPNPPPVDGFGIDWGIDNHLKTPYAESFNVSLQHEFPKGFVFEEAYVGRLGRHLLQQLDLAENADYVDPSGGGDYFANARILSTAVDAAPFGNVVDYRSQLGEPAGTSSYQKMNGNIAAIPYFENVFPYMKNLDYAGESATQAIFNNAWAPERYSNGETFSLVMLDFAPYGFFPNIPTQSRFFSNQFSSLYAWDTIGTSSYNALQFTLRHPSSHGLTVDAGYTFAKSLDLGSETERTSQLGNTDNAYTNFAIQNTWNPKLNKGPSDFDTHSLVTGDWVYVLPVGRGNANFSSMNRFVDAFVGGWQWAGLMRWTSGLPFTLESPAYPSNYNNPGFAFNVGNVKTHRNITNGVPHVFDQATVSAVNSGIYFGQTIRLPYAGEAGQRNNLRGDGYFDIDSSVNKSWALGDWAKLKFAAEVYNVSNTDRFDVSVAGLNARTASTLLGTYSGLLTQYRRMQFGLRLDF; encoded by the coding sequence GTGAAACGATCCCTATGGGTATCGATGCTTTGTTGCATTCTTACCTTCGCCACCCTTGCATTTGGCCAGAACGCTACCACTTCACTCCGCGGCATCGTAAAAGACTCGAGCGGCGCGCTTGTCTCAGACGCATCCGTCACCCTCGTAGATCAGGCCACCAACAACACCTACCACGCCGTCTCCAACGCTACCGGCTTTTATGTCTTTCCACTCATCCCTCCAGCAAACTACCTCATTACCATCACCTCCACTGGATTCGCCACTCAGACCCGCACCGCCGAACTGCTCGTCGACCAGCCAGCTACCCTCGATGTCATGTTGAGCATCTCCGCCAACACCGTCACCGTTGACGTCAGTTCTTCCGCCGAGACGCTTAATCTGACCGACGCAACCATGGGTAATGCCGTCGGCAATACCACCATTGAAGCCCTCCCGATGGATGGCCGCAATCCTATCTCTCTGCTCAGCCTGCAGCCCGGCGTCCTCTACCTCGGTTCCTCCACCACCGATAGCCGTCAGGGCGCCGTAGCCGGCGGACGCTCCGACCAGGGCAACGTCACCCTGGACGGCCTCGACGATAACGACCAGGTCAACGGCACAGCTTTCACCGGCATTTTGCGCTCCACGCTGGACTCCACCGAGGAATTCCGCGTCACTACCTCCAACGGAACCGCCGCCTCCGGCCGATCCTCCGGCGCACAGATCAACCTGCTAACCAAGAGCGGGACCAATCGCTACCACGGCTCACTCTACGAGTACTACCGCCCCACAAACACCGTCGCCAACAACTTCTTCAACAAGAATGACGAGCTCTCTTCCGGCGAGCCGAATGTCCCGCAGAAATATATCGTGAACACCTTCGGCGGCAGCATCGGCGCTCCTATTCTGAAGGACAAGCTCTTCTACTTCTTCAACTACGAGGGGCAGCGCGTCGGCACGGATGACGTCGTAGGGGCCACCGTGCCCACCACCACGTTCATGCAAGGTGAGCTGAGTTATCCCGACAGCAGCGGCAATACCCAGATCCTATCGACCGCGCAGGTAGCGCAGCTGGACTCTCCATGCACCGGCAACACCTTCAACGGAGCTCCTGTTTGCCCCAACGGTCCCGGTCCCAATGCCGCCGTGCTGGCCTACTACAAAGGCGTACCCACCGCGACCGGCTCCATTCTTGGAGACGGCTACAACTCCGGCTCTTTTTTCTTCGTCTCTCCCGCACCAAGCACGCTCAACACCAGCATTCTCAAGCTCGACTACAACCTGAATAACTCCAACCACATCTTTGTCCGTGGCAACCTTCAGAAGGACACCGCCTCCGGGGCTGAGAACCTTCCCGGACAGCCACCCGCAACCTATACCGACGACAACACCAAAGGTATCTCCGCCGGCTACACAGCGACTCTCCGGTCCACCATGGTTAACGACCTGCGCTACGGCTATATCCGCCAGGGCTATCAGATCAGCGGCGTCGGCTCCGGCGATTATGTCGGCATCTACGGGCTCACGCAGCCCACTGCCCAGACGCGCAACTCCATCCTCCACGTGCCGGTCAACAACATCACGGATACCTTCACCTGGACCAAGGGCGCGCATACGATTCAGTTGGGAGGCAACTGGCGCGGTATCTCCAACGAAAGCATCACCGACGCGAATTCCTTCGACGGCGCCAGCACCAACCCCTATTACGCGAATACCTCGGATCTGCCGCTGCCCGGCAACATCAACACCAGCTACGCCAGCGATTCGTGGATGTTTGCGTGGGCCAATATGATGGGAATTGTTCCCGAGGTCTTCAATGTCTACAACTACCAGATCACCGGACGTACCTCGGGCACGGCCTTGCCCGATGGCACCGCCATTGCGCGCGACTTCCATTCCAACGAGTTTGAGTACTTCGCGATGGACACCTGGCACCCCCGCGCCAACCTCACCGTGACCCTGGGCCTCCGCCACACCATCCTGCAAACCCCCTACGAGACCCACGGCCAGCAAATCTCACCCACGATCGACACCGATGCCTGGTACAAGCAACGCGAATCCGCCGCGCTTCAGGGTCAGATATATGAGCCCACCGTCTCCCTGGCTCCTTCGGGCAAGGCCAACGGAGCTCCGGGATATTGGGCCAAGCAGAAAGCCAACATCGCGCCGCGACTTGGTGTTGTCTACTCTCCCGATCCCAAGACTTCGATCCGGGCCAGCTTCGGCATGTACTACGATCACTTCGGCGAAGCGCTTGCCAATACCTTCAGCCAGGAAGGCTCGATCGGTCTAAGCGCCGGCATCTCCAACGGGGCAGACGAGCTCGGCTTTGAGAACTCACCCCGCTTCACCGGTCCTCACAGCATTCCCGACATTCCGCTGCCGCCTTTTTCCCCCACGATCAGCTTCCCGAATCCACCGCCAGTTGATGGCTTCGGCATCGACTGGGGCATCGACAACCATCTCAAGACCCCCTACGCCGAATCCTTCAACGTCTCGCTGCAGCACGAATTCCCCAAAGGCTTCGTCTTCGAAGAAGCTTACGTCGGACGCCTGGGCCGCCATCTTCTCCAGCAACTCGATCTCGCCGAGAACGCCGATTATGTCGACCCCTCGGGCGGAGGCGACTACTTTGCCAACGCCAGAATCCTCTCTACCGCAGTCGACGCAGCGCCCTTCGGAAATGTCGTTGACTACCGTTCTCAGCTCGGTGAACCTGCAGGCACCTCAAGTTATCAAAAGATGAATGGTAATATCGCAGCCATTCCGTATTTCGAGAACGTTTTTCCCTACATGAAGAACCTAGACTATGCGGGAGAGAGCGCAACCCAAGCCATCTTCAACAACGCCTGGGCTCCTGAGCGCTACTCCAACGGCGAAACCTTTTCACTGGTCATGCTTGATTTCGCGCCCTACGGCTTTTTCCCCAACATTCCCACTCAATCCCGTTTCTTCAGCAATCAGTTCTCCTCGCTCTATGCGTGGGATACGATCGGCACCAGCTCTTACAACGCGTTGCAGTTCACCCTCCGCCATCCCAGTTCTCACGGTCTGACGGTCGATGCCGGTTACACGTTCGCCAAATCCCTTGATCTTGGCTCCGAAACCGAACGCACTAGCCAGCTCGGTAATACCGACAATGCCTATACCAACTTCGCCATACAGAACACCTGGAATCCCAAGCTCAACAAAGGCCCGTCGGACTTTGACACCCACAGCCTGGTTACAGGCGACTGGGTCTATGTACTGCCGGTGGGCCGTGGAAACGCCAATTTCAGCAGCATGAACCGCTTTGTGGACGCCTTTGTGGGCGGATGGCAGTGGGCCGGCCTGATGCGCTGGACCAGCGGTCTGCCCTTCACCCTCGAATCGCCCGCGTACCCTTCCAACTACAACAATCCGGGCTTTGCGTTCAACGTAGGCAACGTCAAAACCCATAGAAACATAACCAATGGCGTTCCTCATGTCTTCGATCAGGCGACCGTCTCAGCCGTCAACTCAGGCATCTACTTCGGGCAGACCATTCGCCTGCCTTACGCCGGCGAAGCAGGTCAGCGTAACAACCTCCGCGGAGATGGATATTTCGACATCGACTCCTCAGTCAACAAGAGCTGGGCGCTCGGCGACTGGGCCAAACTTAAATTTGCCGCCGAGGTCTACAACGTCTCAAACACCGATCGCTTCGACGTCAGTGTTGCTGGCCTCAATGCCCGAACCGCCAGCACTCTCCTCGGTACCTATAGCGGACTTCTAACCCAGTACCGCCGCATGCAATTCGGCCTTCGTCTGGACTTCTAA
- a CDS encoding response regulator transcription factor: MSDSQRATTVEYRAPHRRRRRNVERILVIYDDPGSPQTVRRILEGAGYEVSIAAFDPIAMDDLCATEPELIVLDVCLPGKTTQNLCRQIREKSQHVSILVLSAISDVEEVVLLLKIGADDYMTKPFSALEFLARIRAAMRRHGNY, encoded by the coding sequence ATGAGCGACAGCCAACGAGCGACAACCGTAGAGTATCGGGCCCCGCACCGGAGACGGCGGCGTAATGTAGAGAGAATTCTGGTCATCTATGACGATCCAGGATCACCGCAGACAGTGCGCAGGATCTTGGAGGGAGCTGGCTACGAAGTTAGTATCGCCGCCTTTGATCCAATCGCAATGGACGACCTCTGCGCCACTGAGCCAGAGCTTATCGTTCTCGATGTTTGTCTGCCAGGGAAGACGACTCAGAACCTCTGTCGTCAGATTAGGGAAAAATCCCAGCATGTTTCAATTCTCGTTTTGAGCGCTATCAGCGATGTTGAGGAAGTGGTTCTACTTCTGAAGATTGGGGCTGACGACTACATGACCAAGCCGTTTAGCGCGTTGGAGTTCCTGGCTCGAATACGAGCGGCTATGCGCCGTCACGGAAACTATTAA
- a CDS encoding beta-L-arabinofuranosidase domain-containing protein, giving the protein MKIGNRRQFLKTSAALAAGTAVMRSSVAAAFADQSQSAQAATKLIQFEYADVQLLDGPMLEQFRQNVALFLNLPDDNLLKPFRQLAGQAAPGEDMGGWYSPSGEFDPPRNMTGYIPGHSFGQYLSGLARAYAVTGDKAVQEKVHGLVAGFAPTVTTKFYDGYCIPAYTFDKTNCGLIDAHQFAGDPMALAVLNKATDAVLPWLPEKALNREEMMARPHKNIAFTWDETYTLPENFYLGYQRGAGARYRQLAQRFLQDDTYLGPLSENRNVLPGQHAYSHVNALCSAMQSYLTDNSVKHLDAARNGFRFVVEQSFATGGWGPDESFRNPGTDELAKTLHTSHSSFETPCGAYGHFKIARYLMRVTGESTYGDSMEAVLYNTILGARPIRPDGISFYYADYNMDAKKIDYEQKWPCCSGTFPQLTADYGISSYFRAPKGIYVNLYVPSRVTWRQGNARVTLTQETSYPNIGETALRLKMDRSERFVIALRVPAWAGKQTVVHVNGKPAASALRAGAWAELDREWKDGDRVEFSIDMPLRLVPLDAQHANLVALLHGPVALFGIEPGTRRMTQKQMLEAQRVSSSSGEWEVATDQGKIRMKAYPAITNESYRLYQET; this is encoded by the coding sequence ATGAAGATTGGCAATCGGCGTCAATTTCTAAAGACCAGTGCAGCACTGGCGGCGGGGACCGCCGTAATGCGAAGTAGTGTGGCTGCGGCATTTGCTGATCAGTCTCAATCTGCTCAGGCGGCGACAAAGCTCATACAGTTCGAATATGCCGATGTGCAGCTTCTCGATGGCCCCATGCTGGAGCAGTTCCGTCAAAATGTGGCTCTCTTCTTGAATCTTCCGGACGACAATCTGCTCAAGCCTTTTCGCCAGCTTGCTGGTCAGGCTGCTCCGGGCGAAGACATGGGCGGCTGGTATTCCCCATCCGGCGAATTCGACCCTCCCCGTAACATGACTGGCTACATTCCGGGGCACAGTTTTGGGCAGTACCTTTCTGGCCTTGCGCGCGCCTACGCCGTGACTGGGGATAAGGCGGTGCAGGAGAAGGTGCATGGACTCGTGGCCGGCTTTGCGCCAACCGTGACAACCAAGTTCTATGACGGCTATTGCATTCCTGCTTACACCTTCGACAAGACAAACTGCGGCTTGATCGACGCGCATCAGTTTGCGGGTGATCCTATGGCGCTCGCAGTTCTGAACAAAGCCACAGACGCAGTGCTGCCCTGGCTTCCCGAGAAGGCGCTCAACAGGGAAGAAATGATGGCTCGTCCGCATAAGAACATCGCATTTACCTGGGATGAAACCTACACGCTGCCCGAGAATTTCTATCTTGGCTATCAGCGTGGCGCAGGTGCTCGCTATCGGCAGTTGGCACAGCGTTTCCTTCAGGACGACACGTATTTGGGTCCACTCTCGGAAAATCGCAATGTGCTTCCCGGTCAACATGCTTACAGTCACGTCAATGCGCTGTGTTCCGCTATGCAGTCGTATCTGACGGACAACAGCGTTAAGCATCTCGATGCTGCGCGGAACGGTTTCCGATTTGTTGTTGAACAAAGTTTCGCCACAGGCGGATGGGGCCCGGATGAAAGCTTCCGTAATCCCGGTACGGACGAACTGGCGAAGACACTCCATACCTCACACAGCAGTTTCGAGACGCCGTGCGGCGCTTACGGTCACTTTAAGATTGCGCGTTATCTCATGCGCGTCACGGGCGAGAGTACCTACGGCGACAGCATGGAAGCGGTGCTCTACAACACGATCCTCGGGGCGAGACCGATTCGTCCGGATGGCATCAGCTTCTACTACGCCGACTACAACATGGACGCCAAGAAGATAGACTACGAACAGAAGTGGCCCTGCTGCTCCGGAACGTTTCCGCAATTGACGGCCGACTATGGAATTAGTTCGTATTTCCGCGCGCCAAAGGGCATCTACGTCAACCTGTACGTTCCGTCGCGTGTAACATGGCGGCAGGGCAACGCACGGGTGACACTGACTCAGGAGACGAGTTATCCCAACATTGGCGAGACCGCGCTGCGCTTGAAGATGGATCGGTCGGAACGATTCGTCATCGCCCTGAGAGTGCCTGCATGGGCGGGAAAGCAAACCGTCGTTCACGTCAATGGAAAACCTGCTGCATCGGCACTCCGGGCTGGCGCCTGGGCAGAGCTGGATCGCGAATGGAAAGACGGCGATCGCGTGGAGTTCTCGATCGACATGCCGTTGCGACTGGTCCCACTCGATGCTCAACACGCCAACCTGGTGGCGCTTCTGCACGGTCCGGTCGCGCTATTTGGCATTGAGCCGGGTACACGGAGAATGACGCAAAAGCAGATGCTTGAGGCACAGCGCGTAAGTTCTTCTTCTGGCGAGTGGGAAGTCGCAACAGATCAAGGAAAAATCCGTATGAAAGCTTATCCCGCAATCACCAACGAGAGCTATAGGCTCTATCAGGAAACCTAG
- a CDS encoding MMPL family transporter, with the protein MNRLGLATKPSSTRRRFWLAMSGFALALVLAPFSYRIESRLETAVHIQGGEAEAVDRKLTEDFRSPYAHRVVVVVQGLPDPDSAKGIEALDFMSNALRAESGVSGVLSRMDLSDPVFLGKGGGTLIIVGLDPGNGSVEALVPKLRAQTRWMENQLRGRFPAIKLELTGETPLNFDLRKASADDVSHAEVRALPVTLVLLLLAFGSLIAALLPLGVGVLAIAMTMGAAAFLSSRMDLSILVENLATMLGLGLGIDYALLMVNRFREALAEGHDVEKAADIAAGQAGRTLVISASTVAIGFAVLLTVPISELRSIGAAGLLVAGMSVMLCTFVLPWVLGLLGTRVNSWRLNLSWRRKGRQGGIVSGQNAAEQGRHSESLWTRWGSLVTGRPWTALLLSGLPLLLLASQARRISPGLPPGDWLPATAESVQAFHSLEGMERAGIVTSLRVVLELPPNAPVRSQAGWSALGRLTATLAADARAAEVISLQTSTGMSESAESVDFVTEDTRRSFLSSDGLATLMEVLPAAGVTSSEQVRWVRELRSADVAKITGVPGAVLRVGGIGGLNADYEDVVRKRLPAVIEGVVGGSFVALLLGLRSLFAAAKAVLLNLLSVGAAFGALVLVFQDGHGSKLFGVEAATVSVFPMVPILTFAIVFGLSMDYEVFLVSRVLQERRRGLPERSAVIEGLASTAGLITSAAAIMIAVFAAFTMGSFLVIKMLGFTLAVAVFIDATVVRMVVGPALLQLAGDWNWWPFGLQGSAAAPVVERDR; encoded by the coding sequence GTGAATAGGCTGGGGTTGGCCACAAAGCCGAGTTCCACTCGCCGCCGGTTCTGGCTGGCGATGTCGGGCTTCGCCCTAGCACTGGTGTTGGCGCCGTTTTCCTACCGGATTGAAAGCCGGCTGGAGACGGCAGTCCATATCCAAGGCGGAGAAGCTGAAGCGGTCGACCGGAAACTAACCGAGGACTTTCGTTCACCGTACGCTCACCGCGTCGTCGTGGTGGTTCAAGGGCTTCCCGATCCAGACTCGGCGAAGGGGATAGAAGCGCTGGATTTCATGTCGAATGCACTTCGTGCTGAATCGGGGGTTTCGGGTGTTCTGTCAAGAATGGATTTGTCCGATCCGGTCTTTCTAGGAAAAGGCGGCGGAACTTTAATCATCGTCGGGCTCGATCCAGGCAATGGTTCGGTCGAAGCGCTGGTCCCTAAGCTGCGCGCGCAAACTCGCTGGATGGAGAATCAACTGCGGGGACGGTTCCCGGCGATCAAGCTGGAATTGACAGGTGAGACGCCGCTCAATTTCGATCTGCGAAAAGCGAGTGCCGACGACGTGAGCCATGCCGAAGTGAGGGCGTTGCCGGTGACTCTGGTTCTGCTTCTACTGGCGTTTGGAAGCCTGATCGCGGCGCTTCTTCCGTTGGGCGTAGGAGTGCTGGCTATCGCAATGACTATGGGCGCGGCCGCGTTTCTTTCCAGCAGAATGGACCTTTCGATTCTGGTCGAGAATCTGGCTACGATGCTCGGCCTGGGGTTGGGCATCGACTATGCGCTGCTGATGGTCAACCGATTCCGCGAGGCCTTGGCCGAAGGCCATGATGTGGAGAAAGCTGCCGATATCGCGGCAGGACAGGCGGGTCGCACCCTCGTTATTTCGGCTTCCACTGTCGCGATCGGATTCGCGGTCTTGTTGACGGTTCCAATCAGCGAGTTGCGCTCGATAGGGGCTGCGGGATTGCTGGTGGCCGGGATGAGCGTGATGTTATGTACATTCGTTCTGCCCTGGGTGCTGGGCTTGCTGGGCACGCGCGTCAATAGCTGGAGGCTGAATCTCTCATGGCGTCGGAAGGGCAGGCAAGGCGGCATCGTGAGTGGGCAAAATGCGGCCGAGCAAGGTAGGCATTCAGAATCGCTCTGGACACGTTGGGGAAGCCTGGTCACCGGCCGTCCGTGGACAGCGCTGCTGTTGTCCGGATTGCCCTTGCTTTTGCTCGCGTCCCAGGCTCGACGAATCTCTCCCGGGCTTCCGCCAGGTGATTGGCTCCCAGCGACTGCTGAGTCGGTGCAAGCATTTCACTCCCTGGAAGGTATGGAACGGGCTGGAATCGTAACGTCGCTTCGAGTGGTGCTGGAGTTGCCGCCGAACGCTCCCGTTCGCTCGCAAGCCGGCTGGTCGGCCCTGGGCCGGCTGACCGCGACTCTCGCGGCAGATGCGAGGGCGGCAGAAGTGATCTCACTTCAGACTTCGACAGGAATGTCGGAGAGCGCGGAATCGGTGGACTTTGTTACGGAAGACACACGCAGAAGTTTTCTGAGCAGCGACGGATTAGCAACTTTGATGGAAGTGCTGCCGGCGGCCGGAGTCACGTCCAGCGAACAGGTACGATGGGTACGCGAGCTTCGCTCCGCAGATGTGGCGAAGATTACTGGCGTGCCCGGCGCTGTGTTGCGCGTAGGTGGCATTGGCGGCCTCAATGCAGATTACGAAGATGTGGTTCGAAAGCGGCTACCGGCGGTGATTGAAGGAGTCGTAGGGGGCAGTTTTGTTGCTTTACTCTTGGGTCTGCGGTCTTTGTTCGCGGCGGCGAAGGCGGTTTTGTTGAATCTGCTGTCGGTGGGCGCGGCCTTCGGCGCTTTGGTGCTGGTCTTCCAGGATGGACACGGAAGCAAGCTATTCGGTGTCGAAGCCGCCACGGTCAGCGTGTTCCCGATGGTACCGATTCTCACTTTCGCCATCGTCTTTGGACTAAGCATGGACTACGAGGTATTCCTGGTTTCGCGCGTTCTCCAAGAGAGGCGGCGCGGACTGCCGGAGAGATCTGCCGTGATCGAAGGGTTGGCGAGCACGGCAGGGCTGATTACCAGCGCAGCCGCAATTATGATTGCGGTCTTCGCGGCGTTTACCATGGGGAGCTTTCTGGTCATCAAGATGCTTGGTTTCACGCTCGCTGTAGCGGTGTTTATTGACGCAACGGTGGTGCGAATGGTGGTGGGGCCGGCACTGCTCCAACTTGCCGGGGACTGGAACTGGTGGCCCTTTGGATTGCAGGGTTCTGCGGCTGCGCCGGTAGTGGAGCGCGACCGATGA
- a CDS encoding DUF899 family protein: MADNTVLVPATELAAKNKAHFPDESSEYRQARNELLAEEIELRRHIERVAALRRALPLGGRMPDDYTFEGRDGAIRISQLFGDKDTLVIYSMMFGPQRERACPMCTAMLTSWEGTTRNLRERVALAVTARSPIERLLEFKKERGWQNLQIYSDTKGDYTRAYVSADDGDIPGLSVFRRSNGAIHHFWSGEISGETADPGQDPRGAPDLDPLWTILDLTPTGRDAMWYPKLEYVSLTTIK; encoded by the coding sequence ATGGCCGATAACACCGTCCTCGTCCCCGCAACAGAACTCGCCGCAAAGAACAAAGCGCACTTCCCCGACGAGAGCTCCGAATACCGTCAGGCTCGCAACGAACTCCTGGCCGAGGAGATCGAGCTTCGACGCCATATCGAACGCGTCGCAGCACTCCGCCGCGCCCTGCCCCTCGGAGGCAGGATGCCCGACGACTATACCTTCGAAGGCCGTGACGGCGCGATCCGCATCTCTCAGCTCTTTGGGGACAAGGACACCCTTGTTATCTACAGCATGATGTTCGGCCCGCAACGCGAGCGCGCATGTCCTATGTGCACTGCAATGCTCACATCGTGGGAGGGTACCACCAGAAACCTGCGCGAGCGTGTCGCCCTCGCCGTCACCGCTCGCTCGCCAATCGAACGCCTCCTCGAGTTCAAGAAAGAACGTGGCTGGCAGAACCTGCAGATCTACTCTGACACCAAAGGTGACTACACCCGCGCTTATGTCAGCGCCGACGATGGCGATATCCCCGGCCTCAGTGTCTTTCGGCGCAGCAATGGCGCAATCCACCACTTCTGGAGCGGTGAGATAAGCGGCGAGACGGCCGACCCCGGCCAGGACCCGCGCGGAGCCCCGGACCTCGATCCCTTATGGACGATCCTCGACCTTACACCCACGGGCCGCGACGCCATGTGGTACCCAAAACTCGAATACGTCAGCCTCACGACGATCAAGTAA